A part of Methanohalobium evestigatum Z-7303 genomic DNA contains:
- a CDS encoding bifunctional 5,6,7,8-tetrahydromethanopterin hydro-lyase/3-hexulose-6-phosphate synthase, protein MLLVGEALIGEEPELAHVDLMVGDKDGPVGQAFATGMTQLSAGHTPMLSVIRPNLPAKPSTLIVPKVTVQNMKQAEQVFGPAQAAVAKAVADSVEDGVIPKDKAEELVLVASVFIHPKASDYNKIYRYNYGATKLALKRAMDGFPDVDTMCEEKDKSMHAIMGFKVTRLWDPPYLQVALDNPNLDAVKNIISQLPQSDHLILEAGTPLIKRYGVDVVSRLREVKPDAFIVADLKTLDTGNLEARMVSDATADAIVVSALAPVSTINKAINEAHKTGIYVVMDTLNEPDPMSILKQLDELPDVVELHRAIDVEETEYAWGSIDAIKELSPKIMVAVAGGIRVDTIPDALKAGADIVVAGRAITNAKDVRQVSEKFLDVLNKPEIDQYRVMTDF, encoded by the coding sequence ATGTTATTGGTTGGAGAAGCATTAATAGGTGAAGAACCAGAGCTTGCACATGTAGACCTTATGGTCGGTGACAAGGATGGACCAGTCGGACAGGCATTTGCTACAGGTATGACACAGTTGTCTGCAGGACATACCCCGATGTTGTCCGTCATACGTCCAAATCTGCCCGCCAAACCATCCACATTGATTGTGCCTAAGGTTACAGTGCAAAATATGAAACAGGCAGAACAGGTATTTGGACCGGCACAGGCTGCTGTAGCAAAAGCAGTTGCCGATTCAGTAGAAGATGGTGTTATACCAAAGGATAAAGCAGAGGAACTTGTACTGGTGGCAAGTGTATTTATACATCCCAAAGCATCTGATTACAATAAAATCTACAGGTACAATTACGGTGCTACCAAACTTGCACTTAAGCGTGCAATGGACGGGTTCCCTGATGTTGATACAATGTGTGAAGAAAAGGACAAGAGCATGCATGCAATCATGGGTTTCAAAGTAACAAGGCTGTGGGATCCACCATATCTACAGGTTGCACTGGATAATCCAAACCTTGATGCAGTGAAGAATATAATCTCTCAACTGCCACAGAGTGACCATCTCATACTTGAGGCTGGAACACCTCTTATCAAACGTTATGGTGTGGACGTAGTCTCCCGTCTCAGAGAGGTCAAACCTGATGCATTTATAGTAGCGGACTTGAAGACACTGGATACAGGAAACCTCGAGGCACGTATGGTTTCAGATGCCACAGCAGATGCAATAGTTGTTTCCGCCCTTGCTCCTGTGTCAACTATTAACAAAGCAATTAACGAGGCCCATAAAACGGGCATCTATGTGGTAATGGATACCCTTAATGAACCAGACCCGATGTCTATACTGAAACAACTGGATGAGTTACCTGATGTGGTTGAACTTCACCGGGCAATTGATGTTGAAGAAACTGAATACGCGTGGGGAAGTATTGATGCGATTAAGGAACTCTCTCCAAAGATAATGGTTGCTGTTGCCGGTGGTATACGTGTTGATACCATCCCAGATGCTTTAAAAGCTGGTGCGGATATAGTAGTAGCAGGAAGGGCTATTACCAATGCTAAAGATGTCCGTCAGGTATCTGAAAAATTCCTTGACGTTTTGAACAAACCGGAAATCGACCAGTATAGGGTAATGACCGATTTCTAA
- the nth gene encoding endonuclease III, whose translation MNVEEVLHRLENEYPEIFYYQNNDPFYVLITTVLSQRTRDSVTNSSAKTLFNKYNSPNELVHTDEDEIESLIKNVGFYRVKTQRIKQISEMILDEYDGQVPDNLNDLLKLPGVGRKTANCVLTYAFSKKAIAVDTHVHRISNRLGLVETKTPEKTEKDLKKIVPENLWNKINELFVRFGQNTCRPVSPRCDVCVLNDTCPKLI comes from the coding sequence ATGAATGTTGAAGAGGTTTTACACCGCCTTGAAAATGAATATCCAGAAATTTTCTATTACCAAAACAATGACCCGTTTTACGTTTTGATAACCACTGTCCTTTCCCAGAGAACCCGTGACAGTGTGACAAATTCTTCAGCAAAAACCCTTTTTAATAAATACAATTCTCCTAATGAACTGGTTCATACAGATGAAGATGAAATAGAAAGTTTGATAAAAAATGTAGGCTTTTATCGTGTAAAGACCCAGCGTATCAAACAGATATCTGAAATGATTCTGGACGAGTATGATGGACAGGTTCCAGATAATCTTAATGATTTATTGAAACTGCCGGGTGTTGGTAGAAAAACAGCAAATTGTGTACTGACATATGCATTTTCCAAAAAAGCAATAGCTGTAGATACTCATGTCCATAGAATATCAAACCGTCTCGGATTGGTAGAAACAAAAACACCCGAAAAAACAGAAAAAGACCTCAAAAAAATAGTTCCAGAAAATCTGTGGAATAAAATCAATGAATTGTTTGTACGCTTTGGACAAAATACATGCCGTCCAGTATCTCCCAGATGTGATGTGTGTGTTTTGAATGATACGTGTCCAAAATTAATCTAA